Sequence from the Heliomicrobium undosum genome:
AAGGTGGTCCGTCCCGGTGACGAGTTGATGGTCATCTCCGCCGAGGGTGTCATCATCCGTCTGAACGTCGATGAGATCAGCGTCCTCAGCCGCGTCACCCAGGGCGTGAACATCATGCGGATGAGCGCCAACGACAAGGTGGTCGCCCTCGCCCGGGTGGCCATGCGGGAAGAGGACGACGAGTAAGCGGGCAGGTCGGCGCCGATAGGCTGTCGATCAGTAAATTTGCTGGGGATAAGCCAATTGATTGGCAGTAGGATGAGGCAAACCGGGGGGAAAGAGGGAGCGGCTATGCGCAAGGTGGAGCAGATTTTTCAGGGCGCCGTCGATATCTTTGCCGAAAAGGGCTTTGATCGCGCTACGATGGATGAGGTGGCCGAACGGTCTGGCGTCGCCAAAGGCACCTTGTACTATCATTTTGACGGCAAGGAAGATTTGATCGCCTATCTGATGGAAGAAGGGACGGAGCGCCTGTCACAATACGTCCGCGACGCCGTCGCCGGCAGCGACGACCCGACGGAACAACTGCGGCGGGCGATCCATGCGCTGGTTCGTTTTTTTGACCAGAACCGGGACTTCTGCCAATTGCTGTTGATGGGCGTCTGGTTCAACCGGGAGCGCCAGGTCCAGTTCCGCCAATCCCTCCATAAGTTCTACGGCCAGTTATCGGGTATCATCCTTTCAGGGATTGAAAAAGGCCGATTGCGCTCCATGCCGGCGGAACTCTCCGCCACGGGGCTCTTTGGACTTGTCTCCGTCATCTCATTGCGCGTCATACTGGATGGCGATTCGATGGATTGTGAACAGCTTGGGGATTTTCTCTTTGAGCAGTACCTGAACGGCGCAAAAAACACACAACCAGAACACACATAAAAAATACGAAGCAACATCGCAGCAACAACACATGTAAATTGCACACAGAAAAGACCGTTGGGAATGCTCCCGGCGGTCTTACTTTTTTCGCTGCATCCTGCAGAAGAGGGTGTTCTCCCCCGTGATTGTGAAAAGCGGCGCCTATTCTCTGTTGACGCCCTAGGGACACAGTTCTATAATCAAAGTAGAAGATTAAACTGACTGGTCAGTACATAATGGGGTGAAGAAACCATGAACAAGAAGGTAACGGCAGCCATTGCCATTGGCGCAGTGCTGATCACGGCGATCGGTTTTACCGCCTTCCCTTGGGCTTCCCGATCAAAGGTCAAGGCGGGACAGCCCCTGACCGGCTATGTGGAAGGCGTCGAATTCAGCATCGCCGCCAAGGTGCCTGGGCGGGTGCAGGATGTCCTCGTCAAGGAGGGTGACCGCGTCGAAGCCGGCCAGGTCGTGGCCCGCCTGGAAAGCCGGGAACTGGTGGAACAGTTGAATCAAGCCAAGGCGGCCCTCGCCCAGGCACAAATCGGCCGTACCCTCACCGCCGACACGGTCGACGGACAGGTGGCCCAGGCGAAGGCGACCCTTGACGGGGCCCGGGCGAAGTGGGAAGCGCTGAAAAATGGCGCTCGCCCCCAGGAGATTGAACAGGCGCGGGCTGCCGTCGATCAGGCCCAGGTCGCCTATGACAACGCCAAATTAAATGATGAGCGGACGGAGAAGCTTTTTGCCAGCGGCGCCGTCTCGGCGAAACTGCGCGACGACGCCCGGTCTGCCGCCGACGCCGCCTTGGCCACATTGAAAATGGCGAAAGAAAAATTATCCCTCATCGAAGCAGGCGCCCGTCAGGAGGAGATCGACGGCGCGAAGGCCCAGGTGGATCAGGCGGCCGCAGCGCTGCAACTGGCCATCGCCTCCCGCAGCCAGGTGTCCTTGAAGGCGGCGGCGACCGATCAAGCCCAGGCGATGGTAGAAGCCGCCCAGGCCATGGTGGACAACACGGTGATCCGGGCGCCCCAAAAGGGAACCGTCACAGCCAAACTGGTTCAGCCAGGCGAGATGGTCGCCGCCGGCCTGCCCATCGTCACGGTGGTCGATATCGATACGGTCTGGGTGAAGGCCAATGTGCCGGAAGAGCAGGTGTCCAAACTGCAGTTGGGTCAGGAGATGGAAGTCTCCATTGAGGGCATCGAAAACCGGCTGACAGGGAAGCTCACCTGGGTCAGCGCCAGCGCTGATTTTGCCACCAAGAAAGCCAGCCACGACATGGGCGACTTTGATCGCAAGACCTTCGGCATCAAGGTGGAACTGTCAAATTCTGATGGTATGCTCAAACAGGGGATGACGGCCAAGGTCTATCTCCCGGCGGGAAAGAACCGTTCCGACCGGTAAAGGTGGGAGAACTGATGGCACAGACACTACTGGAATTAAAAAAGGTGTCGCTCGGGCGTCCCGGCAGTCTTAGCCGCTCCAGCCGCCCGATACTAGAGGACGTCTTCCTGACGATAGAAGGCGATGGGATGACCGGCATTTACCTGCCGGACGGCGATGTCCGCTGGTCACTGTTTCAGGTCATGACCGGTCTCTCGCGGCCCCTCTCCGGCGAGGTGATCCTCCACTGCCGGCGAGTCGGCTTCGTGCCGGAACGCTTTTT
This genomic interval carries:
- a CDS encoding TetR/AcrR family transcriptional regulator, which encodes MRKVEQIFQGAVDIFAEKGFDRATMDEVAERSGVAKGTLYYHFDGKEDLIAYLMEEGTERLSQYVRDAVAGSDDPTEQLRRAIHALVRFFDQNRDFCQLLLMGVWFNRERQVQFRQSLHKFYGQLSGIILSGIEKGRLRSMPAELSATGLFGLVSVISLRVILDGDSMDCEQLGDFLFEQYLNGAKNTQPEHT
- a CDS encoding HlyD family secretion protein produces the protein MNKKVTAAIAIGAVLITAIGFTAFPWASRSKVKAGQPLTGYVEGVEFSIAAKVPGRVQDVLVKEGDRVEAGQVVARLESRELVEQLNQAKAALAQAQIGRTLTADTVDGQVAQAKATLDGARAKWEALKNGARPQEIEQARAAVDQAQVAYDNAKLNDERTEKLFASGAVSAKLRDDARSAADAALATLKMAKEKLSLIEAGARQEEIDGAKAQVDQAAAALQLAIASRSQVSLKAAATDQAQAMVEAAQAMVDNTVIRAPQKGTVTAKLVQPGEMVAAGLPIVTVVDIDTVWVKANVPEEQVSKLQLGQEMEVSIEGIENRLTGKLTWVSASADFATKKASHDMGDFDRKTFGIKVELSNSDGMLKQGMTAKVYLPAGKNRSDR